The Bacteroidota bacterium DNA window GCTCCCGTGACACTTGATGCCGGGACCACGCTCTACGTCCTCCTCAACCGCGGCGACGGGGGGCATCTCGCCGACGGAAACGGGTCGGTGCCAGGTACCACCTACGTCACGACGACCTACGGGGCGATCGGGTCGGTGTACTTACAGGCGGTCGAGGAAGCCCCCGAAGCCGACACGCCTGTCGCCGTGGTCGTCACTATGAGCGGGGCCTCGGGAGAGGCCGCCGTCACTGTGCTTGCCGACGTGGCCCCTGTCGATCTGCGCATCGACAGCGACAACGACGGGCAGATCACGGAGGCCGACGAGGCCATCGAGAATGACCCGGCTCGACTTGGGGCGCTCGTGGCCTACAACACCGACGACGACGACGGCAACGATGTCCCTGACTACGACGACGCAGGAGGGTTCGCTGACGATGACCTCGAACGGATCGACCTCGTCGTGCCGGACCTCGACACCGGGACTGTCACGCTGAGCGTCACAGCAGGTGCAAGTCAGTTCCGGGTGTGGACGGATGCGTCCAAGGGTACCGAAGTCGTACTACCCGTGACGTGGGACGTTACAGCGGTGCCCGAAGTGCTCTTTATCGAGGGCATCGCATGGGAGGAGACCTACGCCGGGCTGCGCCTGGAACTCGACGAAGGCATCGCACTCCCCCCCGATGACCGCGTGGACGACATCCGCTTCTACGTTGGCGATACAGGCCTCTCGTTTCCGACCCAGGCGGTCGCCGGCAGCGAGCCGTATGCGTATGTAGGTGGGTTCCCGAACCAGAGTGACCTACAGCTCCGGGTCTATCGTGATGACGTTCTTGTGACTGAATCAAATCTGACGGTATCGGAACTGGCCTTCGTTGAGCCCGTGGCGATCCCGCTGGACTGGGACGAGATCGGTCGTCAGTACCGAGTTGAGGTGGTTGCCGATCAGGGGCAGCTTGTGCTCCAGTCGGAGCCTTGCATAGTCGTTGTCGATGCACCGCATACTGTCGTGCTGGGGCACCAGGACAACGGAGGATTCGTTGCTGATGGCATCTCTACCCGCGCGATTTCTGCCGTGGTCCGTGATCGTACGCTGAATAATGACGGGGTAGGGTATCCTGTCGCCGGTGTGCCTGTCTCCTTCTGGGTGACGGACAGTTTTGGGAGTACGATTGAGCGGGTAGCGACGACGGATGCAGACGGGGTGGCTACGGTCACACTGACGGCTCCACTGTCCGGCAGCACTTCGGTGAAAGCCCACGCCGGTACGGTGACGAGCGAGGTACTCCTCGTGGAAGCGACTCCGCTTACGCTGCGGCTTGATCCCACCAGCGACACGCTCGATGTTGCCACGCAAGAGGCTGTGACGTTCACGCTCTACACGAATGCCACGCCTGGTACTCCTGTGTACTGGACACTATCGAACCTAGTACCCGGCGCGGACGCGTATCCCCAAGGCATAGTGAGCGCTGGTGGAACCGCGCAACTCGTCGTCCAAGGCGAAGGGGCGCGTGTTGGCGAGGGCGTGGTCACAGCGACCGTCGGCACAAAGCTAGTCGCCTACGAGATCGACTACGTTTCTTCGGCTCCGCTCAGCGCTGAGGTCGAGTACAACTACATCGCAGGGGATACAGAAACAAGCGGGCTCTACGACGAACGACTCGAGTATCCGGTGCCAGTGGCCTTGCAAGGAGAGCTTGGTGTTAGCACGTCGCGCCCGGTTCAGATCCAGGCGTATGTGGCGGCAGCCTCTCCGGTGATCGTCCGTGGTGAGGCATTCACGAGGTACCGTGTAGAACTGACGGACCCCGCGGATGCCAACTACGTCACGCTTGTAGGCCTCACCGGCAGCGAATTGGAGATCGGTCCGGAGGGTGAGTTCACGTTCTTTATCGAGAGCACCGGGACCTGGCCTGGAAATGAGCTAGAGCGGGAAATTGCGTTCCAGATCGTGGAGGTCGAACCGCCTACAGCGAGAGTTACGTCCCCAAACACTACCGAGGCCCGGATCTACCTGGCTCCGCGCAGAACGATTGCGCTCGACATCGACTTCTTTGCGGAGACCTTCCGTGGATTCCTTGGTCAAGACGTGACCACGGCTGAAGGGTACCACGCGTATCTCGAAGCTGCAATGGGCAACTCAATACTCAGCCGGATCGGCGCTATCGCCAAGCAGGACCTTCGATGGGGGCCGTCTGGAAAGCTACTGGAGTGGCTTAGCGACGACCCGGTGCCTGAGCGAGACAACTACGAGATGGCCTTCGCAGCGGCGAGCATTCTTGCTCAATTCGTAGAAGGAATGGTCGACGACGAAGGGAGCATCATCGACGAGGTCATCATCGCGAAGACGTCTCGGGTGCCATGGGTCGGAAGCGCCATTCTGGCGCTTCGTGAGAAGGTGGATGCCGGTGCCTTGTCGGACTACCTGGCGCGGTACGCCGCCATCGCGATGTTCGTCGAGTCGGGCCCTTTCCAAGACCAACTCGGCGACCAATTCTTGGGCGAAGTCCAGAGTGAGCTGATCGACTGCTTTACCAAAGCCATCGTTGAACGAGAGTGCTTCGACGACATGCACGCCTTCGCCATATCGTTGAGCGACCGCCCCGCGTTCATTCGGTTCGCCGAGCGCGTGTTCACCAGTCCTGACGCGTACGGTTGGGGCCGCGACGTTTACGAGCAGTACGGTGACGATTTTTCAGATGCAGCCCAGCTTCTCGTTGAGAACAATGAGGAAGGGCCTGAGACCGAGAGAGGGATCAGTGAAAGAGCGGGTTATCGCTGGCTTGGCGTATTAGCCAACTCAGCTCCGCTGAAAGACGACCTCACAGCAAGCGGCGATGCGGGGTATTACCTCCTCCGGCTGGGTGAGGCCCTCGACGACAGCCGCTTGCATTGGAAGGCAGTTGAGGACGTGCTCGCGATCAATGACTTTGACGCACCTGGCCCCCCAGAAGCATACACACGGGCGGAATTTGTCGAGGACATGGCTGACCTCGCGGGCGCACTTCGAACAGATGAGGCGCGCAACAATTTCAGAGAGCTCACGAGAGAAATTACGAAGGAGGCGATAAATTCTCCTGGAGACAAGGGGATGCTGTACGAACTAACGGCCTCAGCTCGGCTCGTGCGAGACAGTGATGAGACTTATCCGAATGCGCTGCCTAGCCGACCTTATCCGTTCTTCTATTTCAAACCAAACGGCAAGCTTGTTAGGGGGAATAGCGAGATCGATCTATTTTTGGACGGAAAGTACTATGAAATGAAACGTGGTTCTGAGTTCACCCAAAGGCAGCTAGTCAATCATATTCGTAGAGCAGAATCTGATCAGATTGCCGAGGTGGTCCTAGTTGGGCCATCGGGTAGGCGACCAGATCAGGTCATTGAAGGTGCTATCGAAAATACACGGACTTCGGTCATCGTTAGTCATAGATCTGTTCCGCTCAACGGGAGAGATTAGTGAGTAGAAATATGTGTAGTAAGCCTCACAGTTTCGATATCTTGGCTCCTGCGGAGAGTGATATGATATCACTATGTGATAGAGTGGGTGGTCATCCGGGGGTAGTCGTGAACAGCTATCCAAGCGAGGGATACGTGAGTTTTCCCTTTGATAAGCTGCCAAATCTAGATACGCTCAGAACAAGGCTGCGTATCAACTCAAAGGAAGAGGCAGTTTCTGATCTTACAAGATCTACCCTCGGCTTGGGATTTGAGCGGCTTGCTCTGCAAGTATCGAGATTTGCATCTCCGGAGCAGCTTTCAGCCTTGGTACATTCGCTACAGGCGAAGAGTCGTGAGGCAGGTCCTGCTGGGATCGAATGGGAGCTGGCTGTACACACTGATTACAGCAAGCTGAGCATACAGATCCAGGCTAGCCGCTGGGAAGTTGCCATCACTCAGCATGCACTTTACACTCCTAAATTAGACGATCCTAGAAGAAGACAGAGGCAACAAGAATGGGTAGCGCTGCTCGGAGCATTCGACTCCGTCGGCGGAGTAAAGTTGTTCGTAGAGGAGAAAAGCTCGTCTGGAAGTACCCTCGTCACCCGATCAATCAAGCTTGAGAGTTCTACCGAATCAGATCGCGGGCTAACCTATGCGCTTGGCGATGTAGTCAGGGACGCGACCCTCTGCCTGCATGGCAACGCGCGGGCTACAATGGTGCATCTCGACGGGACTAGACCGCTAGAGGGATATTCTAGGGGTCGAGAAGCTATGAATACGGTGTTTAAGGGACCGATTTGGGTCGTCCTTCAAAAATGTCACTCATATGGCCTCTCCGATGTGACTTGGCTCCTGGGACTAGGGGCAAGCTTCGAACTCACTGCACTGATGGTGAAGAGTGAAGGAGAGTGCTGGTGGGAGGGTACTCTGTTCTTTCATCAGTCCAATGCACCTTTCTTCTACGGAGATCCTGAATATCGTGATATTTATCTGAGACGTGGTATCTATTTCGATACATTTAACTGCTCACGCGAAGAAAGTCAAGAGCTGGCTATCAGTATAGCTGGAAATATTGATATATAATTTGAGGTATAATTTAAGATAAAATATATTAATAAAAATATGATTCGCAACTATCGAGATCGAGTACGAGTCTCTACCCCTTGAACGGTCGCGACTAAGTTCATGAGCTATACCAGTCACGGCCTAGACATACTTGCCCCTAGGCCTGAGGATCTCGAAACGCTGTGCAACCGGCTCCCGCGCGTACCGGGATTCGAGGAGCTAGCTCAGGGGCCGGTTGGGGCGGTGTCGCTCCCATTCGAGGTGTTGCGGGCGTGGCCCGCGCTCGACGACGCCCTGCGTATCGACCTCCATTCCGGCGACGCCCAGAAATGGTCAGTCCAGGGGGAAGACGCAGCAGCCTGGGGGTTTCGAAACCTCACCTTCCGCGCTTCGCCTCACATTGGCCCCGAGAAGTTCACTCGCTTGGCTGAGCGTCTCGT harbors:
- a CDS encoding Ig-like domain-containing protein, which produces MAQRQGEVHGKVKFRWEFEADPAEILIVTARDSIQYKPGQPYSTGSFAVQAAYADSTDAPLANNTTLTFTASSTTYGSLDKQYCYMGCRRESRSGTADGVKYRRARYRVSYVADGNTGDGSPPAAAGPLTDTRLEVSVTDGEISGSMPVVILGPYAFDLRAQPDSLLAGSNERSALTTSLVDRTGTLDRSNLTVDFEIDDTDLARFDGTDCASSYGEGPTLTGVALADAESGCIKLAPSQASQTPQLSRVGAPGTSGMGDQGGPSEANTAVAGTGQPSEFRADSVTVTARLVGGPDLEATAPVRIYRPAAQLLLREEDPDGDGIFRIWVETPAGYACQTSCTDVRVTVDAGLLYNPITGEQGTTLLVGWDTITGVGIQYYPTPDAPDPPNEETVVATATPETPIQNDDGEPIEGDSEEILVIQRPTTPPPSNDPDSPCGDPTVPQRLAVAMAPPELYAGETSALSVTALNCAGAPVTLDAGTTLYVLLNRGDGGHLADGNGSVPGTTYVTTTYGAIGSVYLQAVEEAPEADTPVAVVVTMSGASGEAAVTVLADVAPVDLRIDSDNDGQITEADEAIENDPARLGALVAYNTDDDDGNDVPDYDDAGGFADDDLERIDLVVPDLDTGTVTLSVTAGASQFRVWTDASKGTEVVLPVTWDVTAVPEVLFIEGIAWEETYAGLRLELDEGIALPPDDRVDDIRFYVGDTGLSFPTQAVAGSEPYAYVGGFPNQSDLQLRVYRDDVLVTESNLTVSELAFVEPVAIPLDWDEIGRQYRVEVVADQGQLVLQSEPCIVVVDAPHTVVLGHQDNGGFVADGISTRAISAVVRDRTLNNDGVGYPVAGVPVSFWVTDSFGSTIERVATTDADGVATVTLTAPLSGSTSVKAHAGTVTSEVLLVEATPLTLRLDPTSDTLDVATQEAVTFTLYTNATPGTPVYWTLSNLVPGADAYPQGIVSAGGTAQLVVQGEGARVGEGVVTATVGTKLVAYEIDYVSSAPLSAEVEYNYIAGDTETSGLYDERLEYPVPVALQGELGVSTSRPVQIQAYVAAASPVIVRGEAFTRYRVELTDPADANYVTLVGLTGSELEIGPEGEFTFFIESTGTWPGNELEREIAFQIVEVEPPTARVTSPNTTEARIYLAPRRTIALDIDFFAETFRGFLGQDVTTAEGYHAYLEAAMGNSILSRIGAIAKQDLRWGPSGKLLEWLSDDPVPERDNYEMAFAAASILAQFVEGMVDDEGSIIDEVIIAKTSRVPWVGSAILALREKVDAGALSDYLARYAAIAMFVESGPFQDQLGDQFLGEVQSELIDCFTKAIVERECFDDMHAFAISLSDRPAFIRFAERVFTSPDAYGWGRDVYEQYGDDFSDAAQLLVENNEEGPETERGISERAGYRWLGVLANSAPLKDDLTASGDAGYYLLRLGEALDDSRLHWKAVEDVLAINDFDAPGPPEAYTRAEFVEDMADLAGALRTDEARNNFRELTREITKEAINSPGDKGMLYELTASARLVRDSDETYPNALPSRPYPFFYFKPNGKLVRGNSEIDLFLDGKYYEMKRGSEFTQRQLVNHIRRAESDQIAEVVLVGPSGRRPDQVIEGAIENTRTSVIVSHRSVPLNGRD